From the Senegalimassilia faecalis genome, one window contains:
- a CDS encoding L-threonylcarbamoyladenylate synthase — translation MTCVSSSMDKTVEALVQGRAALYPTETVYGVGVAVRYAADPTIIYDIKHREHRKPIAWLVDNLKDLDVYGKHVPEFARVLARTFWPGPLTLIVNASDKVPQAFQSPAGTIGLRMPNNDTALQLIAHVGCPLATSSANVSGNKAQCSFDLVDDAIKSSVGACLADVSDTAKSGVASTVVDCTGDHPVMVRTGAITISDIQALS, via the coding sequence ATGACATGTGTTTCTAGCTCAATGGACAAGACGGTTGAGGCCCTTGTCCAGGGTAGGGCTGCTCTTTATCCTACTGAAACCGTTTATGGCGTTGGCGTTGCTGTTCGTTATGCCGCCGATCCTACGATTATCTACGATATAAAGCATCGCGAGCATCGTAAGCCGATCGCGTGGCTTGTTGACAATCTGAAGGACCTCGATGTTTATGGCAAGCATGTTCCCGAGTTTGCTCGAGTGCTTGCTCGTACGTTTTGGCCAGGACCTCTTACGCTAATTGTGAATGCCAGCGATAAGGTTCCTCAAGCTTTTCAATCTCCTGCAGGTACTATTGGGCTGCGTATGCCTAATAACGATACGGCACTTCAGCTCATTGCTCATGTTGGGTGTCCCTTGGCTACCAGTTCAGCTAATGTAAGTGGAAACAAAGCTCAATGCAGCTTTGATCTTGTTGATGATGCGATCAAATCATCAGTTGGTGCCTGTTTGGCTGATGTTTCCGATACTGCAAAGAGTGGAGTTGCTTCGACTGTTGTAGATTGCACGGGCGATCATCCGGTGATGGTTCGCACTGGCGCCATCACGATTTCCGATATTCAGGCTTTGTCGTAA
- the rpiB gene encoding ribose 5-phosphate isomerase B produces the protein MKISIASDHAGFDQKQQLAAYLREQGHEVFDRGPENDDRVDYPDYAELVAHDVVDGVAERGVLVCGTGIGMAIAANKVDGIRAANIVSPAFAALCREHNDANVITLSGRFVDLSANKEILKTFLSTDFGGGRHAGRVEKIMALESK, from the coding sequence ATGAAAATCAGCATTGCAAGCGATCATGCCGGTTTTGATCAAAAACAGCAGCTTGCTGCGTATTTACGTGAGCAGGGTCATGAAGTATTCGATCGCGGCCCTGAAAACGACGATCGAGTCGATTATCCCGACTACGCTGAGCTTGTGGCCCACGATGTTGTCGATGGCGTAGCTGAGCGAGGCGTTCTTGTTTGCGGCACGGGCATTGGTATGGCCATTGCAGCGAACAAGGTTGATGGAATTAGGGCTGCGAATATTGTTTCGCCGGCTTTTGCTGCGCTTTGCCGCGAGCATAACGATGCAAACGTCATTACTCTGTCGGGGCGTTTTGTCGACTTGTCAGCTAATAAAGAGATTCTTAAAACGTTTCTGTCTACTGACTTTGGTGGTGGACGTCATGCAGGGCGTGTTGAGAAGATTATGGCCCTGGAGTCGAAATAA
- the glyA gene encoding serine hydroxymethyltransferase: protein MAIEHVKQTDPEVAAALGQELSRQRSSVELIASENFTSRAVMEAMGSVLTNKYAEGLPGKRYYGGCEKVDIVENLARDRACELYGAKFANVQPHSGANANLAAYFATVKPGDTIMGMSLDNGGHLTHGSPANFSGKLYNVVSYGVDPETETINYDEMEKLAKEHQPKIIVGGASAYPRIIDFERMAEIAHEVGAYLMVDMAHIAGLVATGAHPSPVPYADIVTSTSHKTLRGPRGGFILTNNEELFKKVNSAVFPGSQGGPLMHVIAGKAVAFGEALKPSFKEYIDHVVENAAAMGQGMTDGGLRLVSGGTDNHLCLVDLTPADVTGKDAEKLLESVGLTVNKNTIPNEQRSPFVASGIRVGSAAATTRGFTKEDFYEVGQCIAATVFNAGNEAKLADVKKKIDAMLEAHPLYPGLEY from the coding sequence ATGGCAATTGAGCACGTGAAACAAACCGACCCGGAAGTGGCTGCCGCGTTAGGTCAGGAGCTGTCTCGTCAGCGTTCATCCGTTGAGCTTATCGCGTCTGAGAACTTCACGTCGCGTGCTGTGATGGAGGCAATGGGCAGCGTTCTTACGAACAAGTACGCAGAAGGCCTGCCGGGTAAGCGCTATTATGGCGGTTGCGAGAAGGTTGATATTGTCGAGAATCTTGCGCGTGATCGTGCTTGTGAGCTGTATGGCGCTAAGTTTGCGAACGTTCAGCCTCATTCCGGCGCAAATGCCAACCTTGCCGCATATTTCGCCACCGTTAAGCCTGGCGACACTATTATGGGTATGAGCTTGGACAACGGCGGTCACCTTACTCATGGCAGCCCGGCAAACTTCTCCGGAAAGCTGTATAACGTCGTGTCTTACGGCGTTGATCCGGAAACTGAAACCATCAACTACGACGAGATGGAAAAGCTGGCGAAAGAGCATCAGCCGAAGATCATCGTTGGCGGAGCTTCTGCCTATCCGCGCATCATCGATTTCGAGCGTATGGCCGAAATCGCCCATGAGGTGGGGGCCTACCTGATGGTCGACATGGCACACATTGCCGGTCTTGTTGCGACTGGCGCTCACCCGTCTCCGGTTCCGTACGCTGATATTGTTACGTCCACCAGCCACAAGACGCTGCGTGGCCCGCGCGGCGGCTTTATCCTTACGAATAACGAAGAGCTGTTCAAGAAGGTCAACTCCGCTGTGTTCCCTGGCAGCCAGGGTGGCCCGCTTATGCATGTTATTGCCGGCAAGGCGGTTGCATTCGGTGAGGCGCTTAAGCCTTCGTTCAAGGAGTACATCGACCATGTGGTGGAAAATGCCGCCGCAATGGGTCAGGGCATGACTGATGGCGGTTTGCGCCTGGTGTCTGGCGGCACGGACAATCATTTGTGCCTTGTTGACCTGACGCCTGCGGACGTGACCGGTAAGGACGCCGAGAAGCTGCTGGAAAGCGTTGGCCTGACGGTGAACAAGAACACCATCCCGAATGAGCAGCGCAGCCCGTTTGTGGCCAGCGGCATTCGCGTTGGTAGCGCGGCTGCAACCACGCGTGGTTTCACGAAGGAAGATTTCTACGAGGTTGGCCAGTGCATCGCTGCAACGGTGTTTAACGCTGGCAACGAAGCCAAGCTTGCCGATGTTAAGAAGAAGATCGACGCTATGCTGGAGGCCCATCCGCTGTATCCGGGCTTGGAATACTAA
- a CDS encoding deoxycytidylate deaminase produces the protein MSELKDHRPSWDEYFMTLANEVATRTTCLRRAVGAIIVKDRRILATGYNGVPTGLAHCAETGCLRQQLGVPSGQRHEICRGLHAEQNAIIQAARYGINITGASIYITTQPCVVCAKMLINADIEEIIYANPYPDELAMSMLSEAGIKLRVYDDPIGNDANA, from the coding sequence ATGAGCGAGTTGAAAGACCACCGCCCAAGCTGGGACGAATATTTCATGACGCTTGCGAATGAGGTTGCCACGCGCACGACATGCCTGCGTCGAGCGGTGGGCGCCATCATCGTGAAAGATCGTCGCATTTTGGCAACGGGGTACAACGGCGTTCCAACCGGACTTGCCCATTGTGCGGAAACGGGTTGCTTGCGGCAACAACTAGGCGTGCCCAGTGGGCAGCGGCACGAGATTTGTCGCGGTCTTCACGCGGAGCAGAACGCCATTATCCAGGCGGCTCGCTACGGCATCAACATCACGGGTGCATCTATCTACATCACCACGCAACCGTGCGTGGTGTGCGCGAAAATGCTCATTAACGCCGACATTGAGGAAATCATTTACGCGAACCCCTATCCTGATGAATTGGCAATGTCCATGCTGTCTGAAGCTGGCATAAAACTACGCGTTTACGATGACCCAATCGGAAATGATGCAAATGCATAA
- the atpB gene encoding F0F1 ATP synthase subunit A, producing the protein MGEALNKFVEEARHLSETFDSHTVFSIGGWDISQYTLYMFFILALVLMVVLIGGRKLQLVPKNKFLNTVEYGYDFVNTSIGQDVIGEGFKKHIPFLCTLFFFILIANVVGLIPGAKATTGTISITWALAAVSFVYFNFYGLKTLGVFGYIKSLVPSGVPGPMVPVIWVLEFFSMVIRVLTLAVRLYGNMLAGHMVLAVFSLATTVFLQQAVFSMDFVTALPAVAWFVLLVLMYAMECLVAFLQAYVFTILSASYIGMAVHPH; encoded by the coding sequence ATGGGCGAAGCGCTCAATAAGTTCGTCGAAGAGGCACGGCACCTCTCCGAAACGTTCGATTCCCACACCGTATTCTCGATCGGTGGATGGGACATCAGCCAGTACACGCTGTACATGTTCTTCATTTTGGCGTTGGTACTGATGGTGGTTCTGATTGGGGGCCGCAAGCTTCAGCTGGTCCCGAAGAACAAGTTCCTCAACACGGTCGAGTATGGCTATGACTTCGTGAACACGAGCATTGGCCAGGACGTTATCGGTGAGGGTTTCAAGAAGCACATCCCGTTTTTGTGCACGCTGTTCTTCTTCATCCTCATCGCTAACGTTGTTGGCTTGATTCCTGGTGCGAAGGCCACCACGGGCACCATCTCCATCACGTGGGCGCTGGCTGCCGTCTCGTTCGTGTACTTCAACTTCTACGGTCTGAAGACGCTGGGCGTGTTCGGTTACATCAAAAGCCTTGTGCCTTCTGGTGTTCCCGGCCCCATGGTCCCGGTCATCTGGGTGCTCGAGTTCTTCTCCATGGTCATCCGCGTGCTGACGCTGGCCGTTCGTCTTTACGGCAACATGCTGGCCGGTCATATGGTCCTGGCCGTGTTCTCTCTGGCAACCACCGTGTTTTTGCAGCAGGCTGTTTTCAGCATGGACTTCGTTACCGCGCTGCCTGCAGTTGCATGGTTCGTTCTGCTTGTTCTCATGTATGCCATGGAATGCCTGGTTGCGTTCCTGCAAGCATACGTGTTCACCATTCTGTCCGCTTCCTACATCGGCATGGCGGTTCATCCCCACTGA
- the atpE gene encoding ATP synthase F0 subunit C, which translates to MEITLAALKVVGYGLAAIGPGIGIGVATYGLCVSAARQPEMKGTLMGYFFIGAAMSEALALLGLVLFFIG; encoded by the coding sequence ATGGAAATCACGCTCGCTGCGCTGAAGGTCGTCGGCTATGGCCTCGCCGCCATCGGCCCCGGCATCGGCATCGGCGTTGCAACGTACGGCCTGTGCGTGTCTGCTGCACGCCAGCCTGAGATGAAGGGCACCCTCATGGGCTACTTCTTCATCGGCGCTGCTATGTCTGAGGCTCTGGCACTGCTGGGCCTGGTCCTCTTCTTCATTGGCTAA
- the atpF gene encoding F0F1 ATP synthase subunit B codes for MNVKNTVLRGCGSAAVAFGAASAMLPAQAFAEEGSGVAAILPQMDEFIPMLVAFIILWIILAKFGWPLFEGMLVKRETTIKDALEQSEKARVESERVLAEYKRQLEETKAQSAQIIADAKKTGESVKADITAKAQAEAATMIEKAHAAIEADKKAAIAELQGSVADMSVAVASRLIGEDLSDDEHRKIIERYVNEAGSFNAN; via the coding sequence TTGAACGTCAAGAACACAGTGCTCCGCGGTTGCGGCAGCGCCGCCGTCGCTTTCGGCGCGGCAAGCGCTATGCTTCCTGCTCAGGCATTTGCTGAGGAAGGCAGCGGCGTTGCGGCTATCCTGCCGCAGATGGATGAATTCATCCCGATGCTCGTTGCGTTCATCATCCTGTGGATCATCCTGGCGAAATTCGGTTGGCCGCTGTTCGAGGGTATGCTCGTAAAGCGCGAGACCACCATCAAGGACGCTCTTGAGCAGTCCGAGAAGGCTCGTGTTGAAAGTGAGCGCGTCCTCGCTGAGTACAAGCGCCAGCTGGAGGAAACCAAGGCTCAGTCCGCGCAGATCATCGCCGACGCCAAGAAGACGGGCGAGTCTGTTAAGGCAGACATCACCGCTAAGGCGCAGGCAGAGGCTGCAACCATGATCGAGAAGGCGCATGCTGCCATCGAGGCTGACAAGAAGGCTGCTATTGCAGAGCTGCAGGGCTCTGTGGCCGATATGTCCGTTGCCGTGGCATCTCGTCTGATCGGTGAGGACTTGAGCGACGATGAACACCGCAAGATCATCGAGCGCTACGTGAACGAGGCGGGCAGTTTCAATGCCAACTAA
- the atpH gene encoding ATP synthase F1 subunit delta: MPTNRHVQKEKVATYASVLLDGALAAGGQDAVLEVRDQTERIIRIVRSNMDLSSSLHDSSYTPEQRNSLARNVFAQANPVLVDVLAVMAERGDFALLSRVWESYGEQVERKLNVTVVDVTTVVPLDDHLREVIKKKAEADLGTNVVLRESIDKSLIGGILMSANGKRIDASMTSQLEAARNVLKQTTDGGEC, encoded by the coding sequence ATGCCAACTAACCGCCATGTTCAAAAGGAAAAGGTTGCAACGTATGCATCCGTTTTGCTCGACGGCGCGCTAGCTGCCGGCGGTCAGGATGCGGTGCTTGAAGTTCGCGACCAGACCGAGCGCATTATCCGCATTGTGCGTTCGAACATGGATCTCTCTAGCTCTTTGCATGATAGCTCTTATACGCCCGAGCAGAGGAACAGCCTTGCGCGCAACGTGTTCGCGCAAGCAAATCCGGTCCTCGTCGACGTTCTGGCCGTTATGGCGGAGCGTGGGGACTTCGCGTTGCTCTCGCGCGTATGGGAGAGCTACGGAGAGCAGGTCGAACGCAAGCTGAACGTTACCGTGGTCGACGTTACCACCGTCGTGCCGCTGGACGATCACCTGCGCGAGGTCATTAAGAAGAAGGCTGAAGCCGACCTGGGTACGAATGTCGTGCTGCGTGAAAGCATCGACAAGTCTCTGATCGGCGGCATTTTGATGAGCGCCAACGGCAAGCGCATCGACGCCAGCATGACGTCGCAGCTTGAGGCCGCTCGCAACGTGCTGAAACAAACCACAGATGGAGGTGAATGCTAG
- the atpA gene encoding F0F1 ATP synthase subunit alpha, translating to MLVTEITAQSIDAALRKQLDALNTSVESRETGSVIQVGDGIARVDGLKNAMAGELLEFTSSTGQVVYGMAQNLEEDEVGAVLLGDVAAIKENDTVKTTGRLVEVPSGKALLGRVVNPLGMPLDGKGDIKAEGTRPVEFKAPGVIHRKPVEEPMQTGILAVDAMIPIGRGQRELIIGDRQTGKTAIAVDAILNQKGKDMICIYVAVGQKASTVANVQETLEKYGAMDYTIIVSASAADSAPLQFIAPMAGAAMGEYFIYNGEDGKPAGPENPGRHVLIVYDDLTKQAVAYRQMSLTLRRPPGREAYPGDIFYLHSRLLERAVKMNEENGLGSMTALPIIETQAGDVSAYIPTNVISITDGQIYLQTDLFFQGQRPAVDVGISVSRVGGSAQIKPMKSVAGTLKLDLAAYRELKAFTQFGSDLDKATQEQLNRGAHMTELLKQNRFCMMDVYDQAVVIYAGGKGYLDDVPVADVVRFRGELLEYLHASKPEVFTELEKAGKWTGDVENLTNAAIEAFKLQFAPTA from the coding sequence ATGCTAGTGACTGAAATCACCGCACAGTCTATCGACGCGGCGCTGCGCAAGCAGCTCGATGCGCTGAACACCAGTGTGGAATCCCGCGAAACGGGTTCTGTTATCCAGGTGGGCGACGGTATTGCTCGCGTTGACGGCCTGAAGAATGCGATGGCAGGCGAACTTCTGGAGTTCACCAGCTCTACCGGCCAGGTTGTCTACGGTATGGCCCAGAACCTCGAAGAGGATGAAGTGGGCGCCGTTTTGCTGGGCGATGTCGCTGCAATCAAGGAAAACGATACGGTGAAGACCACCGGTCGTCTGGTCGAGGTTCCCTCCGGCAAAGCCCTGCTGGGCCGTGTTGTGAACCCGCTCGGTATGCCGCTTGACGGCAAGGGCGACATCAAGGCTGAGGGCACGCGTCCCGTTGAGTTCAAGGCTCCGGGCGTTATTCACCGTAAGCCGGTTGAAGAGCCTATGCAGACCGGTATCCTGGCTGTTGACGCCATGATCCCGATTGGCCGTGGTCAGCGTGAGCTGATCATTGGCGACCGTCAGACTGGTAAGACCGCTATTGCTGTTGATGCCATTCTGAACCAGAAGGGCAAGGACATGATCTGCATCTACGTTGCCGTGGGCCAGAAGGCCTCCACGGTGGCGAACGTGCAGGAGACGCTGGAGAAGTACGGCGCGATGGATTACACCATCATCGTCAGCGCTTCTGCTGCTGATTCTGCTCCGCTGCAGTTCATCGCCCCGATGGCTGGTGCCGCTATGGGCGAGTACTTCATCTACAACGGTGAAGACGGCAAGCCCGCAGGTCCAGAGAACCCGGGTCGTCACGTGCTGATCGTGTACGATGACCTGACGAAACAGGCTGTGGCCTATCGCCAGATGTCGCTGACCCTGCGTCGCCCGCCGGGACGCGAAGCTTACCCGGGCGACATCTTCTACCTGCATTCGCGCCTGCTGGAGCGTGCTGTGAAGATGAACGAGGAAAACGGTCTTGGCTCCATGACGGCTCTGCCGATCATCGAGACGCAGGCTGGCGACGTTTCCGCCTACATTCCGACGAACGTCATTTCCATTACCGATGGTCAGATCTACCTGCAGACCGACCTGTTCTTCCAGGGCCAGCGCCCGGCTGTTGACGTGGGTATTTCTGTGTCCCGCGTTGGTGGTTCCGCGCAGATTAAGCCTATGAAGTCTGTTGCCGGTACGCTGAAGCTCGACCTTGCCGCTTATCGTGAGCTGAAGGCATTTACGCAGTTCGGCTCCGACCTGGACAAGGCTACGCAGGAGCAGCTGAACCGTGGCGCTCACATGACCGAACTGCTGAAGCAGAATCGCTTCTGCATGATGGACGTGTACGACCAGGCTGTTGTTATTTACGCTGGCGGCAAGGGCTACCTGGACGACGTTCCGGTTGCCGATGTCGTGCGTTTCCGCGGCGAGCTGCTGGAGTACCTGCACGCTTCCAAGCCCGAGGTATTCACCGAGCTTGAGAAGGCTGGCAAGTGGACTGGTGACGTCGAGAACCTGACCAACGCTGCGATCGAGGCTTTCAAGCTTCAGTTCGCTCCGACGGCGTAA
- the atpG gene encoding ATP synthase F1 subunit gamma, translated as MPNLHDIDRRINSVSSTKQITRTMEMVAAAKIRRAGERVAAATPYAESMVEMLANVAKRVGGSENALLRKHDEVKNVLVVVVVSDRGLAGGFNSNVLRHVDRLTKKKQAAGAQVSIVACGKKALGYFTYRNVEPALSFANLSADPTVEEANGIASYAVDGYANGTIDEVIVVYNHAKNAAEQKLREEVLLPIDTEAFASDKGNGAAEAAAEELQGDVIFEPSPEGVLDQLLPAYVRTTLYHALIDSAAAEQGARRNAMMSATDNATEMVNTLTRLYNRVRQGAITTEISEIVGGAAALED; from the coding sequence ATGCCCAACCTTCACGACATTGATAGGCGTATCAACTCCGTCTCTTCGACGAAGCAGATTACGCGAACCATGGAAATGGTTGCTGCAGCTAAGATTCGCCGCGCTGGCGAGCGCGTTGCAGCGGCTACGCCGTACGCCGAATCCATGGTCGAAATGTTGGCCAACGTTGCCAAGCGTGTAGGTGGCTCCGAGAACGCGCTGTTGCGTAAGCATGACGAGGTTAAGAACGTGCTTGTTGTGGTTGTTGTGTCTGACCGCGGTCTGGCCGGCGGCTTCAACAGCAACGTGCTGCGCCACGTCGATCGACTGACGAAGAAGAAGCAGGCGGCGGGTGCTCAGGTGAGCATCGTCGCCTGCGGCAAGAAGGCACTGGGCTACTTCACGTATCGCAACGTGGAGCCGGCCCTGTCCTTCGCGAACTTGTCCGCCGACCCCACGGTTGAGGAAGCGAATGGAATCGCCTCCTACGCTGTGGACGGGTATGCCAATGGCACGATCGACGAGGTCATTGTGGTGTACAACCACGCTAAGAATGCGGCAGAGCAGAAGCTTCGCGAAGAGGTTCTGCTTCCCATCGATACGGAAGCGTTTGCGTCCGATAAGGGCAACGGCGCTGCCGAGGCTGCAGCCGAGGAACTTCAGGGCGACGTTATTTTCGAGCCGAGCCCCGAGGGCGTTCTCGATCAGTTGCTGCCGGCGTATGTACGCACCACGCTGTACCATGCGCTTATCGATTCGGCAGCCGCTGAGCAGGGCGCACGCCGCAACGCCATGATGTCGGCTACGGACAACGCCACCGAGATGGTTAACACGTTGACCAGATTGTATAACCGCGTACGCCAGGGCGCTATCACGACCGAGATTTCGGAAATCGTCGGTGGCGCAGCTGCTTTGGAGGATTAA
- the atpD gene encoding F0F1 ATP synthase subunit beta → MAEHLFTKEEVEASKGAVGRIVRIVGPVVDVEFSPDQLPAIYNALTVDAKTEAGDLHVVLEVETHLPGNIVRSVAMSSTDGLVRGLDVQDTGHPIMMPVGQETLGRIWNVIGEPVDEKPMPEVTGYMPIHRPAPEYDELVTKTEIFETGIKAIDLIEPFVKGGKTGLFGGAGVGKTVIIQELINNLAQEHGGTSVFTGVGERTREGTDLYLEMSDSGVINKTCLVYGQMNEPPGARLRVGLAGLTEAEYFRDQGQDVLLFVDNIFRFTQAGSEVSALLGRMPSAVGYQPTLATEMGDLQERITSTSTGSITSVQAVYVPADDLTDPAPATTFTHLDAKTVLSRSIAELGIYPAVDPLESTSRALDPAIVGEEHYRVATGIQELLQNYKDLQDIIAILGMDELSEEQKLTVSRARKAQQFFGQCFHVATQFTGLPGKYVKMEDTVRSFAAILDGECDEIPEQCFRLKGGIDDVYAAYEEMKKEEA, encoded by the coding sequence ATGGCTGAACATTTGTTTACTAAGGAGGAGGTCGAGGCCAGCAAGGGCGCTGTCGGTCGCATCGTGCGTATCGTCGGTCCTGTTGTTGACGTCGAGTTTTCTCCTGATCAGCTGCCGGCGATTTATAACGCGCTGACGGTTGATGCGAAGACCGAGGCGGGCGATCTGCACGTCGTCCTCGAGGTCGAGACCCATCTGCCGGGCAACATCGTCCGTTCCGTCGCCATGAGCTCTACCGACGGTCTGGTGCGTGGCCTGGACGTGCAGGACACCGGTCATCCGATTATGATGCCGGTTGGCCAGGAGACGCTTGGCCGCATTTGGAACGTCATCGGCGAGCCCGTTGACGAGAAGCCGATGCCCGAGGTTACCGGCTATATGCCCATTCATCGTCCTGCTCCCGAGTATGACGAGCTGGTCACGAAGACTGAGATCTTCGAGACGGGCATCAAGGCCATCGACCTGATCGAGCCCTTCGTTAAGGGTGGTAAGACGGGTCTGTTCGGCGGCGCTGGCGTTGGCAAGACCGTTATCATCCAGGAGCTCATCAACAACCTGGCTCAGGAGCATGGTGGCACCTCCGTGTTCACCGGCGTTGGTGAGCGTACCCGTGAGGGTACCGACCTGTATCTGGAGATGAGCGATTCTGGTGTTATCAACAAGACCTGCTTGGTTTACGGCCAGATGAACGAGCCTCCGGGAGCGCGTCTGCGCGTCGGTCTGGCTGGTCTGACCGAGGCTGAGTACTTCCGTGATCAGGGCCAGGACGTTCTGCTGTTCGTGGACAACATCTTCCGCTTCACGCAGGCTGGTTCTGAGGTGTCCGCTCTGCTGGGCCGCATGCCTTCTGCTGTAGGCTATCAGCCCACGCTGGCCACCGAGATGGGCGACCTGCAGGAGCGCATTACGTCCACGTCCACCGGCTCCATTACGTCGGTGCAGGCTGTGTACGTGCCCGCTGACGACTTGACCGACCCCGCGCCGGCTACGACGTTCACCCACTTGGACGCTAAGACGGTCCTTTCGCGTTCCATTGCTGAGCTGGGCATTTACCCTGCTGTTGACCCGCTGGAGTCCACGTCTCGCGCACTCGACCCGGCTATCGTCGGCGAAGAGCACTACCGCGTTGCTACGGGCATCCAGGAGCTGCTGCAGAACTACAAGGACCTGCAGGACATCATCGCCATTCTTGGTATGGACGAGCTGTCCGAGGAGCAGAAGCTCACGGTTTCCCGTGCGCGTAAGGCTCAGCAGTTCTTCGGTCAGTGCTTCCATGTTGCTACGCAGTTCACCGGTCTGCCGGGCAAGTACGTCAAGATGGAGGATACCGTCCGCTCCTTCGCCGCTATTCTCGACGGCGAGTGTGACGAGATCCCCGAGCAGTGCTTCCGTCTGAAGGGCGGCATCGACGACGTGTACGCTGCGTACGAGGAAATGAAGAAGGAAGAAGCGTAG
- the atpC gene encoding ATP synthase F1 subunit epsilon has protein sequence MASFKCDIVTPAEKLLTTEAEMVVVPGVEGEMGFLAGHAPLVSALADGEIRLTPAGGGAVQRFEVKGGYVQVTGDKVIILADSAQPVAA, from the coding sequence ATGGCTAGCTTCAAGTGCGACATCGTAACGCCTGCCGAGAAGCTGTTGACTACCGAGGCTGAAATGGTCGTTGTGCCGGGCGTTGAGGGCGAGATGGGCTTTTTGGCCGGTCACGCTCCCTTGGTTTCCGCTTTGGCCGATGGCGAGATTCGTCTCACGCCTGCTGGCGGCGGTGCCGTACAGCGCTTCGAAGTCAAAGGCGGCTATGTGCAGGTTACCGGCGACAAGGTGATTATCCTTGCCGACAGTGCGCAGCCTGTTGCTGCATAG